Part of the Janibacter endophyticus genome is shown below.
CCCAGGGTGGGGTCCCGGCGAGCTCGGCTCGCACGATCTCGCGGTGCAGGAGCCGGAAGGACCAGGCATCCGAGACTCGCGCCGCGGCCTCCAGCGCCTCGACCGGGGATCCGCGTGAGATCCGCTCCAGAGCGACGAGGCTGGTGAAGGTGGTCAGCGCGGCGGTGAACTGCGCGCGGGCGCGATCGGCGCGGGCACTGAGCTGGCGGCTCGGGTAGCGCCAGCCCAGCAGGGCCAGGAGCAGCGCGATGGCCGCGGGGAAGAACCAGTCGGTGGCCTCCCCACCCAGCCAGAGGATGCCGTTGTAGAGCGGAAGGACGCTCAGCCCGAGCAGCGCGCCGATGATCTTGCGGGCGGCGAGCTGGTCGCGGTCGATCGCCAGCAGCGCCAGGTCCTGCTCGGCGACCCCGAGGTAGTTCCTTGCGGGGTCGGTGAGGAAGCGTGGCAGGAAGGACGGTGCGGTGCTGGCCTGCACGGTGGTGCTCTCGCCGTTGAGCTGCTCGAGGACCTTGTCCAGGGCCGGCGGGGTGGGCCGGGCCAGGGCCAGGAGCGCTCCCCCGGCGCCAGCCACGGCGACGCCGGTACCGATGACGAGCATGTAGAGCGGGTTCATGAGGGCTGCTCCCCTGCCGTCTCGCCCAGGAGCCTGTCGCGCGGGATGGGGTCGAGGGCCTGCTGGACCCACACGGCCGCGCCGACGAAGACGCTGAGAATCAGAGCGAGGACGACCTGGCCGGAGGCGCTGTCGTAGTAGGCCAGGATCGAGCCTCCGACCCACTTCGCGCCGATCCACATCACCACCGCGATGGTGAGCAGGATGCGCACGACCACGACCTGGCGGTGACGTTCGGCGTCGACCGCTCTCTCGTTCTCGATCTGGGTGTCGACGGTCTCGGCGAGCTGGTCCAGGAGGCTGGGCAGGCCGCT
Proteins encoded:
- a CDS encoding type II secretion system F family protein; translation: MNPLYMLVIGTGVAVAGAGGALLALARPTPPALDKVLEQLNGESTTVQASTAPSFLPRFLTDPARNYLGVAEQDLALLAIDRDQLAARKIIGALLGLSVLPLYNGILWLGGEATDWFFPAAIALLLALLGWRYPSRQLSARADRARAQFTAALTTFTSLVALERISRGSPVEALEAAARVSDAWSFRLLHREIVRAELAGTPPWDALDAIGQRIGVEELSNMARVVKSSADSGAAVFKSLLAEARSLRAAKLAEQHRRAGAVSEQLTIPISLIAAAFIALYFIPALMAI